A single window of Granulicella cerasi DNA harbors:
- the rpsH gene encoding 30S ribosomal protein S8 has product MNLTDPVADFLTRIRNAHNARHQKLDVPASKLKAEIARILKEEGYIANYKPAEEDGQKVLRVYLKYGANNEAAIRDLKRVSKPGCRVYVGKEEIRRVQGGLGIAILTTPKGVMTGRQARRENVGGEILCEVW; this is encoded by the coding sequence ATGAACCTGACTGATCCGGTAGCAGACTTCCTTACCCGCATCCGCAACGCGCACAACGCGCGTCACCAGAAGCTGGACGTTCCGGCGTCGAAGCTGAAGGCCGAGATTGCACGCATCCTCAAGGAAGAGGGCTACATCGCGAACTACAAGCCCGCTGAAGAAGATGGCCAGAAGGTGCTGCGCGTGTACCTCAAGTACGGCGCCAACAACGAGGCCGCTATCCGCGACCTGAAGCGTGTGTCGAAGCCCGGTTGCCGCGTGTATGTGGGCAAGGAAGAGATTCGCCGCGTACAGGGCGGACTCGGTATCGCTATCCTGACGACGCCCAAGGGCGTCATGACCGGCCGCCAGGCCCGTCGTGAGAACGTCGGCGGCGAGATCCTCTGCGAAGTTTGGTAA
- the rplP gene encoding 50S ribosomal protein L16 → MLSPKRVKYRKQQRGRMTGKAWRGSDLAFGDFGLKVLECGYITDRQIEAARIAMTRFIKRGGKVWLRIFPDKPITRKPAETRMGKGKGAPDHWVAVVRPGKIMFEMEGVPVDIAREAMRLATNKLPLKTTFVVRPGVSTEVAAK, encoded by the coding sequence ATGCTTTCTCCCAAGCGCGTAAAGTATCGCAAGCAACAGCGCGGCCGTATGACCGGCAAGGCGTGGCGTGGTTCCGACCTCGCATTCGGCGATTTCGGTCTCAAGGTTCTCGAGTGTGGCTACATCACCGATCGTCAGATCGAAGCGGCGCGTATCGCGATGACCCGCTTCATCAAGCGTGGTGGTAAGGTCTGGCTCCGCATTTTCCCGGACAAGCCCATTACCCGCAAGCCGGCCGAAACCCGTATGGGTAAGGGCAAGGGTGCACCGGATCACTGGGTAGCCGTTGTCCGTCCTGGCAAGATCATGTTCGAGATGGAAGGCGTTCCGGTCGATATCGCGCGCGAAGCAATGCGCCTGGCGACCAACAAGCTTCCGCTCAAGACGACCTTTGTGGTTCGTCCCGGTGTATCGACGGAAGTCGCCGCCAAGTAA
- the rplN gene encoding 50S ribosomal protein L14 encodes MAVQMRTMLAVADNSGARKLQVILPLGGGLGKKAGLGDVVTAAVKEASPDGTVKKGKVVKAVIVRTHKEYRRKDGTYIRFDENAAVVINDAMEPVGTRVFGPVARELRDKKFLKIVSLAPEVI; translated from the coding sequence ATGGCAGTTCAAATGCGCACCATGCTCGCCGTTGCCGACAACTCAGGCGCGCGCAAGCTTCAGGTGATTCTGCCGCTCGGCGGCGGCCTCGGTAAGAAGGCCGGCCTGGGCGATGTTGTGACCGCTGCGGTGAAGGAAGCTTCGCCGGACGGCACGGTTAAGAAGGGTAAGGTCGTCAAGGCGGTGATCGTGCGTACGCACAAGGAATACCGCCGCAAGGACGGCACCTACATCCGCTTCGATGAGAACGCGGCTGTGGTGATCAACGATGCGATGGAGCCGGTTGGCACGCGCGTATTTGGTCCGGTTGCCCGTGAGCTCCGCGACAAGAAGTTCCTCAAGATCGTGTCGCTCGCTCCTGAAGTCATCTAG
- the rpmC gene encoding 50S ribosomal protein L29, with protein MELDKIRGLSDAELKAEETKVAEQLFRIRFAKSLGKAEGVGNIRSLKLDIARIKTIARERVLAASKAGK; from the coding sequence ATGGAACTCGATAAGATCCGCGGACTGAGCGACGCCGAGCTGAAGGCAGAAGAGACGAAGGTTGCAGAGCAGCTTTTCCGTATCCGCTTCGCCAAGAGCCTGGGTAAGGCTGAGGGCGTTGGCAACATCCGCTCGCTGAAGCTCGACATCGCACGCATCAAGACCATCGCCCGTGAGCGCGTGCTCGCGGCCAGCAAGGCAGGCAAGTAA
- the rpsQ gene encoding 30S ribosomal protein S17: protein MAETTVTTTPEVKAHRAEKVGLVVSTKMEKTIVVEIEMRKAHPKYKRVMKSNKKFYAHDEQNSARVGDMVRIRETRPLSKLKRWSLEEIIRRSSLSALAEEKPVAAESATK, encoded by the coding sequence ATGGCTGAAACCACTGTGACCACCACCCCTGAAGTGAAGGCGCACCGCGCTGAGAAGGTCGGCCTCGTAGTTTCGACGAAGATGGAGAAGACCATCGTTGTCGAGATCGAAATGCGCAAGGCTCACCCCAAGTACAAGCGTGTCATGAAGTCGAACAAGAAGTTCTACGCACATGACGAGCAGAACTCGGCCCGCGTGGGCGACATGGTCCGCATCCGCGAGACCCGTCCCCTGTCGAAGCTGAAGCGCTGGTCGCTTGAAGAGATCATCCGTCGCTCGTCGCTTTCGGCGCTTGCGGAAGAGAAGCCTGTCGCGGCTGAGTCGGCCACGAAGTAA
- the rplF gene encoding 50S ribosomal protein L6 — MSRIGLKPITLPKTVKYTVNEGNVLVEGPKGKVTALIPAGITLEEKDGILNVVRENDKQKAFHGLTRALVFNAVEGVTNGWKKELDVIGIGYRVEMKGTNTVVFTLGYSHVIEFPLPTGISVTIDPKQTHVTVEGIDRQKVGQVAADMRSLRKPDPYKNKGVRYSDEKLKKKVGKTGAK; from the coding sequence ATGTCGCGTATTGGTTTGAAGCCGATCACCCTGCCGAAGACTGTGAAGTACACCGTGAACGAGGGCAACGTCCTCGTCGAAGGCCCCAAGGGCAAGGTGACTGCACTCATCCCGGCTGGCATCACGCTGGAAGAGAAGGACGGCATCCTGAACGTTGTTCGTGAGAACGACAAGCAGAAGGCTTTCCATGGTCTGACCCGCGCGCTGGTGTTCAACGCTGTCGAAGGCGTCACCAACGGCTGGAAGAAGGAATTGGACGTCATCGGTATCGGTTACCGTGTGGAAATGAAGGGCACGAACACTGTGGTGTTCACGCTCGGCTACTCGCACGTGATCGAGTTCCCGCTGCCGACCGGCATCTCGGTGACCATCGATCCGAAGCAGACGCACGTCACGGTTGAAGGTATCGACCGTCAGAAGGTGGGCCAGGTGGCCGCCGACATGCGTTCGCTCCGTAAGCCGGATCCGTACAAGAACAAGGGCGTTCGCTACTCGGATGAGAAGCTGAAGAAGAAGGTCGGAAAGACCGGCGCCAAGTAA
- a CDS encoding type Z 30S ribosomal protein S14 codes for MATTAKRVKDARKPKFKSRAHNRCQLCGRPRAFLRKFGICRLCFRSLAHKGEIPGVVKSSW; via the coding sequence ATGGCTACTACTGCAAAGCGCGTCAAAGACGCACGCAAGCCCAAGTTCAAGTCCCGCGCACACAACCGCTGCCAGCTCTGCGGTCGTCCCCGCGCCTTCCTTCGCAAGTTCGGTATCTGCCGTCTGTGCTTCCGCTCGTTGGCGCACAAGGGCGAGATCCCGGGTGTTGTGAAGTCGAGCTGGTAA
- the rplV gene encoding 50S ribosomal protein L22: MAKKTANTAPEFRAEAKFQRVSPQKAKLVLDLIKGQRVEAAINTVAFTNKRIAPVVEKVLRSAVANAQHLSDERGLDIDLDNLIVKTAVANDGPRMKRIRPAPMGRAFRYQRRIAHIIITVAEKKAAEVKVKAAPATEAPAAEAPKAAKKAAPKKAAKKAAKKTAAAE; this comes from the coding sequence ATGGCAAAGAAGACTGCAAATACCGCTCCCGAGTTCCGCGCTGAAGCGAAGTTCCAGCGTGTAAGCCCGCAGAAGGCCAAGCTCGTGCTTGACCTGATCAAGGGTCAGCGCGTGGAAGCTGCCATCAACACGGTGGCTTTCACCAACAAGCGCATCGCTCCGGTGGTGGAGAAGGTTCTCCGCTCGGCTGTGGCGAACGCGCAGCATCTGTCGGATGAGCGCGGCCTCGACATCGATCTGGACAACCTGATCGTGAAGACCGCTGTCGCCAACGACGGCCCGCGCATGAAGCGTATCCGCCCTGCCCCGATGGGCCGTGCGTTCCGCTACCAGCGCCGCATCGCACACATCATCATCACGGTGGCCGAGAAGAAGGCTGCTGAGGTGAAGGTGAAGGCTGCTCCGGCAACGGAAGCACCTGCTGCCGAAGCTCCGAAGGCTGCCAAGAAGGCAGCTCCGAAGAAGGCCGCAAAGAAGGCTGCTAAGAAGACCGCAGCTGCTGAGTAA
- the rplE gene encoding 50S ribosomal protein L5, whose translation MAARLKEKYVSEIKASVQKELGLANVMQVPKLEKIVINMGLGEATQNSKMMDPLVADLASIAGQKPVVTKAKKSIAAFKLREGMPIGAMVTLRGEAMYEFLDRLISVALPRVRDFRGVSSKSFDGRGNYTLGLRDQLIFAEIDYAKVDKTKGMNVTFVTTAQDDNGARTLLKAFGMPFRQGN comes from the coding sequence ATGGCTGCACGTCTGAAAGAGAAGTACGTAAGCGAGATCAAGGCATCGGTTCAGAAGGAACTCGGCCTTGCGAACGTAATGCAGGTGCCGAAGCTCGAGAAGATCGTCATCAACATGGGTCTCGGCGAAGCAACGCAGAACTCGAAGATGATGGATCCGCTCGTGGCTGATCTGGCTTCGATCGCCGGCCAGAAGCCGGTTGTGACGAAGGCGAAAAAGTCGATCGCTGCGTTCAAGCTGCGTGAAGGCATGCCCATCGGTGCGATGGTCACGCTGCGCGGCGAAGCGATGTACGAGTTCCTCGATCGTCTGATCTCGGTGGCTCTGCCCCGTGTGCGTGACTTCCGCGGTGTATCGTCGAAGAGCTTCGACGGCCGTGGCAACTATACGCTCGGTCTGCGCGACCAGCTGATCTTCGCTGAAATCGACTACGCGAAGGTCGACAAGACCAAGGGCATGAACGTCACTTTCGTGACGACGGCTCAGGACGACAACGGTGCGCGCACCCTGCTCAAGGCGTTCGGCATGCCGTTCCGCCAGGGCAACTAA
- the rpsC gene encoding 30S ribosomal protein S3, whose protein sequence is MGQKVHPYGFRLGVNKPWKSRWFVERGYDKLLVEDVKLKAELREKLKAAGVSSVEVERPGNKLRLIIRTARPGIIIGRKGAEIDKLKADIQKRTNREVFIDILEVNKPELDAQLVAENIALQLEKRVSFRRAMRKSVDSALRFGCKGIKVRVSGRLNGNEIARSEWYLQGRLPLHTLRADIDYGFAEAKTTYGIIGVKTWVYRGDIYEQKKRRPAETVGAAGVF, encoded by the coding sequence ATGGGACAAAAAGTCCATCCCTATGGATTCCGCCTGGGCGTCAACAAGCCCTGGAAGTCGCGCTGGTTCGTAGAGCGCGGTTACGACAAGCTCCTCGTTGAGGACGTCAAGCTGAAGGCTGAGCTTCGCGAGAAGCTGAAGGCTGCTGGTGTTTCGAGCGTTGAAGTTGAGCGCCCGGGCAACAAGCTCCGCCTCATCATCCGCACCGCACGTCCGGGCATCATCATCGGCCGCAAGGGCGCGGAAATCGACAAGCTCAAGGCAGACATCCAGAAGCGTACGAACCGCGAAGTGTTCATCGACATTCTGGAAGTCAACAAGCCGGAGCTCGACGCTCAGCTCGTGGCCGAGAACATCGCTCTCCAGCTGGAGAAGCGTGTATCGTTCCGTCGCGCAATGCGTAAGTCGGTGGATTCGGCTCTGCGCTTCGGTTGCAAGGGCATCAAGGTCCGCGTGTCGGGCCGTCTGAACGGCAACGAAATCGCTCGCTCCGAGTGGTATCTCCAGGGCCGCCTGCCGCTGCACACGCTGCGCGCAGACATCGACTACGGCTTCGCGGAAGCGAAGACCACGTACGGCATCATCGGTGTCAAGACGTGGGTTTACCGTGGCGATATCTACGAGCAGAAGAAGCGTCGTCCGGCTGAGACCGTGGGTGCTGCTGGCGTATTCTAG
- the rplX gene encoding 50S ribosomal protein L24: MAKIQRNDQVIVIAGNNKGKKARVLRVLTDKNRVLLEGIQGDNLRMIKKHVKPNPQTGAQGSIQELNPTVHISNVMLLDAEGKASRVGYTIVDGKKVRVTKSNGQQVAATK; the protein is encoded by the coding sequence ATGGCAAAGATTCAGCGTAATGACCAGGTGATCGTGATTGCAGGCAACAACAAGGGCAAGAAGGCCCGCGTTCTCCGCGTCCTCACCGACAAGAACCGCGTTCTGCTCGAAGGCATCCAGGGCGACAACCTTCGCATGATCAAGAAGCATGTGAAGCCGAACCCCCAGACGGGCGCACAGGGCAGCATCCAGGAGTTGAACCCGACGGTTCACATCTCCAACGTGATGCTCCTCGATGCAGAAGGCAAGGCTTCGCGCGTCGGTTACACCATCGTCGACGGCAAGAAGGTTCGCGTGACCAAGTCCAACGGGCAGCAGGTCGCAGCGACGAAGTAG